The window GCAATGCAAGTAGAGATTTTGTTTCAGGCTACGTACCGAAATTACATATATCGGACGCAGGCGTGTACATCGATCCTAAGAAGGCAACCACCTCCAAACTCACCAAGAAGAAATACAAGGTCAGCGTCAGCATAATAATTAAGCAAGTTTTAATTGAGTGTTTATTGTCTGCTGCTTTCGAATTTAAGGGGTTCCCTGTGGTTtccatcgatttttgacaagttttgagtcgttactcctacatttgcactactagatagaattataacttataaggCAAACGgatatcggttcttcaatcttttatcccTATTCTGGCCTGCCGGATTGTGAaagaaattaatacttaatatttatatttttttaaacattgtctaaaaacacttttttcgttacttaattgctgtgaaggatcttacatatacgaaaattacatatttgggttcgtctttggcGTATCTTAAAACTGATCAgagattttagttttaaactaattaacataaaagttatggccagaaaaccagttttttggcctaaaattgttcaactttggtggcaaatatctcgaagacaatgaactttgaagtaaatatgggatacatACTATATTGCTTTAAGCCCAAAgcttaaaaaaacattagaaaaacaagggattcagatcgaaggtcattggcgccagggagccccttaacGTAAATTTCAGTTCAGATGCCGCTTCTTTAATTCGGGAATTGGCTAAAAGTACTTTAACAATGTTTAAATGTTATTGAGTGCGGTGAAATAAAATAAGGAAttattattcgaatattttGCAAAATATCCATGGGAAAATCCAATAATTTTAGAAGTTATACCAGTATGCCTGACTGAAATGATGTTTTCAGGTTGGTCAAGAAGTAAAGGCGCGTGTGTTGTCCGTGGACGCCGCGAAGCAGACGTTGATGCTGTCACTCAAGCCGTCACTAGTCGCTCCTGACGCTGCGCTGCTAACTTCGTATGAGACGGCTGAAATTGGAAAGGCCTATACTGGAGTTATAAAGGTATGATTTATATCTTTAACACTCCTATGCAAggatatagataaataattcagcctatataggCTGAATACCAAGTATGAATAGGAcgtatatacgtcccactgctggacgcAGGCCTCCTCTCAGAGAGCTTGGGATATAATCTCCACGCTAGCCCattgcggattgggaacttcacatacaagTCATAcaactttgaatttcttcgcagatgtatgcaggtttcatcacgatgttttccttcaccgaaaagctattggtaaatatcaaatgatatttcgtacgtatgttccgaaaaactcattggagCCAGTAtatgaacccgcgacctccggattgaaagtcggacgtcatttccactcggccaccaccgttTTTATTAAGGGTGCAGATAGCCTCCAAAAATTTTGGTCGAATGTTTGTTGTGGCCATAAAGCCCGAAAATCAAATCCCACTGACttgcttatttaaaatatttatgatgGCGTGTTGGCAATTTTCACGCTCTACCACTGGTCGGTCGACTTGCAGTGGTTCTGTATTTCTTTAAATGGTTTAAATTGAAGAACTTATGTTGCACAATCGTTCATTTGTTTAGTAGAAACAAgcaatatttgacgaccggtctggcctagtgggagCACTGGGTattgaccctgcttatgaagccgatggtcccgggttcacagatatttgttcctaattcatgggtgttttctgtgtatacaccgtgtttttattgaatttcgttaacttaggggtttcggtaagtacgtttaaggaaactaaatggcaaagttaatttaaaaaaaaaatgtgtattttttttactattttcatttttataaaaagtaactaaatgttgcatatagcgttgttgtaacacgggcattacatttaactcaaccaaacaattgaaaactgtgacatatcaatgtcatttcgaacgtcgatcgtccgagatagtacttacgtttagtagcaaatgtatgaactcgcactaaacactaatcaataagtaaacaggccctaaggcaagtgtacacgctcgtaagggccttataagataaaaaataatgattgattatccccgaaatggagttaatttaaatatcggtgtctttgagaaagttacttactttaagctcaggaatgcaccctcgaaattaacgcaaataaaaaaaaaacacggtgtataagtaaGTATTTCTCTATTTACGTATGTGTATCGTCGCCGGGTGCCcaaagtacaagctttgcttagtttggggctaggtcatTCTGTGGAAGATTgtctcaaaatatttatttattttttaatagtaaCATGTTTCACTCAATTTGCAGGTTGTAAGGGACTTCGTCCTAGTATCGTTCCTGAACGAAGTGATAGCCTACGTCCCCCGCAAACAAGTGTCCCGGACGCCCGTCACCAACCTCACCGAGGCCTTCCACCCGGGACAAGTGGTGACCTGCACGGTGCTGCAGGTGGACGCTCAGAATAGGAAGATGCTGGGCAGCCTGACTATAGCGCCCTTCTGGCCAGCGGTACGTGAACGTTTGCAAATAGGCAGCAGTGATATGTACTCGTCTCAGTATGTTATTCTGAATATTTCAATACCCAACTGTACTCCGCCTATAGGATCCATGATCACGTCACTTTTGACTTGACCCACTATTTTTACTAATCACATCTTTCAATTCACTTCTGTCATGAATAGATTTTCGTTTAttcacaaaaaaatttttttacagaaacGAAGTAACGAACATCACGAGAAACGCAAAAAAGAAACTGAAGACGATGAACTGCCAAAAAAAAAGCGTAAAACAAGTGAATCTGAAGACACAGACacaaaaacaacaaagaaaaagaaagataAGAAAAGTACGGCAAAAGACGTTTCAGAGAATAGTGACGCTGAAGATATAGATCCTAAGAGGAAAAACaaagataaacaaaataaaaaagacaaaaaagttAAAGAAGTGTCAGAAGAAAGCGACGCCATAGAGACTGACATACATGAAGACAGCGACCAAGTATTAAAACCACAAGACTTAGCTCTTATAGACTTATCAAACTGTCAAACAGCTAAGCAATGGAAAAAACGCGTAGTATCCTTAATGAAATCCATCAATTGTAGATTACACAGAATAAAAAGGATAGACAAAAAGATACTAAAAATAGAGGAAGAAGGTTTGTcagttaaaaataagaaatttcacACAGCCATGCATCAAGAGAAGCTAGTTATCGAAGAGAGAACAAAGAAATTGATGGAAGCGATGAAAATTGCACACGAAAAATTGAAAGAATTTGACGAAGAAGAGTACAGAGATCCAAATTACAAAGAGAAGCAGAAACAGAAAAAGAAAGAGAAATTAAAATCTTCAAAGCCAGtaaaagatgatgatgattcatCTGAAGAAGGGATAGTTcctgaaaagaaaaataaaaagaaggCTAAATTAAAAGTGAAAGAAGCTGATAAAACTAAAGAAGATGCAAAAGCAGGCAAGAAAAGGAAACAAGAGAAGAATAAAGAAGTGAAAGAAGTGGTAGATAAGAGTAAAGACATCAAAGTAGTGGAGAGCTTAGAGCCGGCGCTCGAGGTGCCCAGCGCTAAGGAGTTCTGGGCGGAGAATAATCATCAGGCCAACAAGGTGGAAGAATCTTCTAGCAGTAGTGAAGATGAGGTTTGTTCCTAGATTTTTCTATtgtattcatttttaatttcgCTCGAATTTGTTGTTTAAAAGGCAAGTGAGAGATAGACGACATTTTTCGAAGTACCTTTTCAGTCACGATTATTTGGTATGAGATGAACTTCTTACGCTTTTTCCTGAATTGTTTTAACGCatctatttatataaaacacgTATTGTATGTTATCATAGTTCACCGATATACTTTCAACAAACGAAACGAACAACAAAATGAGTTCTAGGTTTTTCAGAATCTATGTATAGGCAATAACGTCACACCAGTGCGTAAGATTATACCAAAATGAAATTATcttttcacgccactgttcggaaatggggcaatagatggtctaaaaccaagctggaaagtaggcaatagctgtagcacctgaaccaccactactacaatgtttaATTGTTGTCATCATCTGTCAATGGTGATagtaaaaggttttttttttggcgcAACTTTTTTCTTCACCAAAATGAAATTAGGTTATTGATAGGAccaattacttattaaaaaaaggaacgtcaaaaccattcagttcaTGCTTAAGGCgttttacttttgtagctgttgGTGTTTTTCTTTAGCAAAAATActtctaagtttagagtcggtttgaagtaaacaacagaaaaacgcctaaagggataaaaaaagtaaaaaaggcgggATTAGAAAATACTTGCCgaattggatagtgtaaattgtgtCAATTGTGTGtgactaaaaaatacaagtaaaacGTATCTACGAtataaaaaacaacgggttgcactccgggagtgccggcagaagtgaaaacttgaatattaacgttgtgcatttttgatattttggcaTGGTtcgggaataattttgcacgaactgctttaattatcagtataaaagtactatctaTTCATTGCATGCGTCCTGCGCCGTCAAAAGGAAACAGCAGGCGCAGGCATATATTTTCGCCGCGCGGTAGAAAGAGAGGGGGATACTTCCTTTCCTACGCCGCGCGGGCGGTCTAATGGCTTCAATGACATAGGTGTCCGTCTTACgtattttcaatctgacgaatctgtcggtcacgtgacctgtcgcgagtttaacattttttccccatcacaaaaagtgcacagcgtaaagaagttttcacttcataAATAAGTTCTTTcagtgaagaaaatataaatgttcccGGCAAAAAGAGATGTCGTTTTCGttcaacaattgtcctcacgccaatataaatattaatttctattaaagtacttacagTTACAGGCCTCCACTAACGtttgagcggttttccggcttctcctacaatgtactaaAGTCTCATTGTATACCACCAGGAAACCGAGCAGCCCAAAAAGAAGCGAAAGAAGCTCACAGCGGCCGAAAAAGTAGCGAAGGCCCGCGCCGAAGAAGAGAGACTCCGCGAACTGGAGCGGCGCGCCGCCGACAGCGCGGCGCAGCCCCGGAGCTGCGAGCAGTTCGAGCGCGCGCTGCTGGCCCGCCCCAGCTGCAGCCAGCTGTGGATCGCCTACATGGCCTTCCATCTGCAGGTAATATAAACTCTACTTCTTGCTATTACTGTAATGAACTTCTTGCTATTACTATATCTACCATCTTTTACACGACTGTTTGGTATTTCGTTTACAATCGAGTACAGTGTGCGATCATCGCAATGTTCTATTCATAATCAAAAACGTTACCAGTCATATTATCGTTTGTCACCTTGTCGTACAACTAtgctaaaaaagtttttatggtGATTCTTCTGAAAATTCAGTAGTTTTGAAAAATTGGTTGGGGAGGTGGTATTTTGGCAAATGAATGTATCATTGAATGTAAGAAAACGTCGCCAATATTTTGTACAGAAGAGCTCAGTAGCATTAGAAATTGAGTTTCAGGAATCTCAAAGATCCACATTTTTTTTGATGAAAATCCTAggagtaaattttattgttgTCTTGAAGAAATTGCAGGTTCTTGTAACTCGCGAGTTTGCCTAAAAGATTAAAATTATTTGCCTACATCCATTTATCTATTTACACTATTGTTATCTTTGCCCATAGGCGACGGAGATCGACAAAGCACGTGCAGTGGGCCGGAAGGCGCTGAATACTATCTCTTTCAGGGAGGAGGATGAAAAGCTCAACGTGTGGCTCGCTATGCTTAACGTCGAGAACCGGTTCGGCACAAAAGTATGTTACAAAATTAGGTTTTTTGAAGTCTTTAAATGAATGATATATGCTAAGGAACAACTGCAATTCGCATGTTACAGGAGTCCCAACAAAAAACGCTAGAAGAAGCCCTCCAAATGAACGACACCTTCAAAGTACACTCCAAACTCCTGGACATCTACGTCGACACCTCCAAGCAGCAGGAACTGTCCTCGCTCGTCGACCTCATGCTGCTGAAATACAAGAGGAATCCCACCAACTACATCCAATGTGGGGCGGCCTGCTTCAAGCTGGGCTTGGTGGACAAGGCCAGGCATGTCATGCAGAAGGCGGTTAGCGTGCTGGAGAAGAAAGAACGTAAGTGCTTAGAGCATAGGATTGTTTATCCCGTGTTACATTAATATAGGAATCCCACAAACTTACGTACAATCCGCATAGTAGAGAAGCAAAAGCGAAAGGTTGATTCTTATATCTGTATGCATAGAGTTGTTTATCGCGTGTCAACATACAGTGTGGGTTGACGTTTTTCAAACTAGACATAAGGTCGTATAGTTTGATAGACAGCCGTAACTTTCAAAGATATTCGGGACAGTCACAAACATGTACAAATTTGTACAGTCAACAAAAGCAGAGAACCAGAACATTAAGCATCACGACACATCACTCACCACTTCGGTGCAATGTCACggccaaataaattattttttgttggaGGTATTGATTTAATGTGTTTCAATAAAGTTTGTTAAGACGAGCCTTATAAAGTCTGGAATTAACGTACTAACGATTTTTTTCAGACGTTACTGTCCTAGTGCAATTCGCTCTTCTAGAGCGTGCGCACGGCGAGCGCGAACGAGCAGAGGCGCTGTTCGAGCAAGTGCTCGCCGTGTACCCGCAGCGCCTCGACGTGTGCGCCGCGTACGCCGACATGCTCGCCAAGGACCGGGACATTCAGGCCGTCAGGTGAGTCAGGACcccaatgtttttattaagtatgtacTTTGATCTAACCCAAAACAACATCTCCGAGGAACGCTGAACATACTCTTTGGTCATTCTTCTTGCACAATTCCCCTCTCAACCTAGCCGTAATTCCTAGGAGAAACAAATACTATCGATCATTGTAAATTAGACCATTGCCTTAAATTATCGTTTTATGTTTGAGATTTTCTCTTGATGCATCAATCCTTGCattgatattattttgacaAACCATTCGTCCTTGCACAACTCGCGTGtgcatttttttcctttaaaacaattattatttttgtatcataATGTTATATACTTCCACAGACAAGTAATGGAGCGGATGACGTCCCAGAAACTACCAGCACGTAAAATGAAGACCCTATTCAACAAGTGGGCTGAACTTGAAGACCGCATCGGCGACGCCGACCGCGCCGACCAGGTGCGGGAACGCGCTGTCAAGTTCATGGAGACCGCCAAGTTCTAACCATAATGATGAAATGTTCCGATAATTTGTaccattttaatatttgtaactTATAATATGTGATgtgaaataaattgttatattttatgttgagttttttcattaaatacagATTACATATCAAAATAGTACAGTGTATCTACAAATGCTTAAACATGTATTCGTTCCTTGTAAAATGAAGACGCTATTCAACAAGTGGACGGGGCTGGAAGACCGCATCGGCGACGCCGACCGCTCCGAGTAAGTGCGAGAACGCATTGTCAAGTCCATGGAGACCGCCAAGTTCTAACCATATACTAACAGCAACACCCCTTTACTGACCATCTGTGGACCTTATATCTTTGCAATAAGGGTTACGAATTGGGAGTTATGTGTTGATGATGGTACATATTATGCTGAAATATGTTACGTGAAGATTCGTCGAGTATTGTTGGGATAATATGTACCATTGTAACTTACAATATATGATGCGAAATAAATGAACTGTTACATTTTATGCTCAGTTTTATTGTAACAAGATTCGAACAACAAATATCAATGTCATGCAAAATATAATActacaaatacttaaacatgTACGTTTTGCTAGTTTTTACTTTACTACTATTATTATTGTTCCAAGAACTTTCGTAAGTTGGCATCGGTGggggcggtggcggcggcgcggcgccgggcagCGCATGACCTTGCTCTGGCACTGAATTTTCTATCTTATGGCTAATGGGATTAAGTTTAATATTGACTGGCGAAAACACACCATAAATGGATACTGGTGCGCAAATCTCATAATCTAACGTGGCGTAGAATTTCTCTTGTCCCTTCGTTGATAGATGCGCCATTTTCAACTTGAGCACATTTCTACAGTAATCTTCAACGTATCTcattaaataagtacctaacttCTTTCCACGCATAGCTTTACTTATGACTACTGTTTCTATGAAACAACTTTCTGGAATACTGGGTATGGGTGTCAGTTTGCAGTGGCCTAATACTTGTTTTCTATCCTTGACTAAGATAAAGTTGGTAGGCAGGCAATCGCAGGAAGCTTGCAGAGACATCATTCTAACAGTTTCGCTTCTTGGCCATTCATCGTTGATCAAGTCGCAGGTTGCTTTCAAGAATTCCGGGTGATGATGGATAAGCAGTACTTCCAGTGAATccggttccatagtaaaattttATACCTGGTAATAAAATGGTAGAAA of the Cydia pomonella isolate Wapato2018A chromosome 19, ilCydPomo1, whole genome shotgun sequence genome contains:
- the LOC133528107 gene encoding protein RRP5 homolog, coding for MTEEYFPRGGKKPNVTYFKQSSNFLGAAERGQGKKKKQKKRPENDDGYLSDEAVKEVDQSYKMCASGIGYKTLKPGVNLLGRVWKVLDTKLCISMPGKTEGSVMACHISEPYNKMLEAYVNDETEKVLELPEMFSPGQYVAVHVLEANGSSEGVMLSMMPQHVNSGRSHSDLLKGDILQAAVSSVEDHGYVMDIGVANTRAFLPKAEANPEIGLDTGMLVWTSVKSVTTSADNSIVSLSAALAALQKALRRKKLASLEKGLLPGTALEFTVDKPLDNGIEGRVLDATAYVQRFHADRSKDKKPALGQKIRAHVLYVMPTRGAPFLTTRNIFESARPDLEEEVKLKEGDIVEAAQVLKIAGRSIHFKLGKKCVGTMSLRRVAVHEDLTDEQVVAQSYPVGSTHRVRVLTYNLSDYIYHVTDETKLLTEKYFSHSQLSLGELVTGTIRTVADNHVTVTVGRLSGYVPKLHISDAGVYIDPKKATTSKLTKKKYKVGQEVKARVLSVDAAKQTLMLSLKPSLVAPDAALLTSYETAEIGKAYTGVIKVVRDFVLVSFLNEVIAYVPRKQVSRTPVTNLTEAFHPGQVVTCTVLQVDAQNRKMLGSLTIAPFWPAKRSNEHHEKRKKETEDDELPKKKRKTSESEDTDTKTTKKKKDKKSTAKDVSENSDAEDIDPKRKNKDKQNKKDKKVKEVSEESDAIETDIHEDSDQVLKPQDLALIDLSNCQTAKQWKKRVVSLMKSINCRLHRIKRIDKKILKIEEEGLSVKNKKFHTAMHQEKLVIEERTKKLMEAMKIAHEKLKEFDEEEYRDPNYKEKQKQKKKEKLKSSKPVKDDDDSSEEGIVPEKKNKKKAKLKVKEADKTKEDAKAGKKRKQEKNKEVKEVVDKSKDIKVVESLEPALEVPSAKEFWAENNHQANKVEESSSSSEDEETEQPKKKRKKLTAAEKVAKARAEEERLRELERRAADSAAQPRSCEQFERALLARPSCSQLWIAYMAFHLQATEIDKARAVGRKALNTISFREEDEKLNVWLAMLNVENRFGTKESQQKTLEEALQMNDTFKVHSKLLDIYVDTSKQQELSSLVDLMLLKYKRNPTNYIQCGAACFKLGLVDKARHVMQKAVSVLEKKEHVTVLVQFALLERAHGERERAEALFEQVLAVYPQRLDVCAAYADMLAKDRDIQAVRQVMERMTSQKLPARKMKTLFNKWAELEDRIGDADRADQVRERAVKFMETAKF
- the LOC133528116 gene encoding N-alpha-acetyltransferase 80 produces the protein MEPDSLEVLLIHHHPEFLKATCDLINDEWPRSETVRMMSLQASCDCLPTNFILVKDRKQVLGHCKLTPIPSIPESCFIETVVISKAMRGKKLGTYLMRYVEDYCRNVLKLKMAHLSTKGQEKFYATLDYEICAPVSIYGVFSPVNIKLNPISHKIENSVPEQGHALPGAAPPPPPPPMPTYESSWNNNNSSKVKTSKTYMFKYL